The sequence GTGCCGCCGGGCTGCACGATCGCGAATTCGTCGCCGCCGAGCCGCGCGATCGTGTCGGCTTCGCCCGCGGCCGCGCGCAGGATATCGGCGACCTTGCGCAGGATCCGGTCGCCCTCGCCGTGACCGAAGATGTCGTTCATGGCCTTGAAGCGATCGAGGTCGAGACAGAGGATGGCGAGTTGTTCGTCCTTAGCCTCGGCGGCGGCGAGCGCCTGCTTCACCCGTCGGTCGAACGAACTGCGATTGGAAAGGTCGGTCAGCGCGTCGTGATGGGCCAGGTACTCGATGGTTCGTTCGGCCTGCTTGCGGGCGCTGAGATCGCGCACGAAGATCACGTCACATTGCCGGCCGCGATATTCGATGGTCCGGCAGATGTATTCGACCGGTATCCGCCGCCCCTCGGCATCGAGCAGGTTGACCTCTGTGGAGCCGTCGCTTCCGCGGCGGCCACCCGATATGTGCCGCTCCGGTACCTGCGCGAAGAATTCCTCCGGTTTCCTGCCCACAAGATCGCTGACCCTGCAGCCGCACAGACTGGCGAAGCGCTCGTTCGTGTCGATGATTTCATGGTCGCGAACGATCACCATGCCCTCAAGCGAGGCATTCGCCAGTCCGCGCAGATCCGTCAGGTGACGGTCGATGAAGAGCGCTCCGAAGACCATGAGAATGAGCGTCGTCGACGCGGCGATGACGCCGCCGGCGAGCCAGACCGTTTTGAAACCACCCGCCGCTGGTACACTTGGATCCGGCACGAGCGTAACGCCGCTCATCGAGGTGAAATGCAGGACGCAGATCGCGAGCACGAGCAGAAAGGTCGACGCGACCAGCCTGTGCGCGCCCTTGAGAGCTTGGAATGCATGAAGGGCAAGCGCGGCAAGCAGCGTGCCCAAAAGGACAGCAGCAAGGCTCGTGCCGGGATCGAAGCTAACCTGACCCTGACTGTGTACGGCACGCATACCCGTGACGTGCATGGCGGCAATGCCGAGACCGAGCAGGAGGCCGCCGCGAGCGAGCGCATAGGGGGAAGTTCCGGCCAGGCCGACCGAAAAGGCGATCCAGGACGCGGCGATCGCGACCACGATCGACAGCGTCGTGCCTTGCGGCCCATAGGCGATCGGAATGCCGCCGTCATAGGCCAGCATCGCGATGAAGTGCGTCGACCAGACGCCGACGCCGCAGGCAAAGGCACAAGCCGCGGTCCAAAGACGTCGCTGGCTGCCGTCGCTGCGCTGCGCGCGCTGCAATAGCAGCATCGTCGCCATGCTGCCCGCAAGACAAACGAGCGCCGCCACGACAATCAGGCGCCAGTCGTGGTCATTGTTTATGCATGCAATCACTGAGAACATTGCTGTCTCCCGAGTCGGCGACAGCTTCGCAATGAGAGGCTAAATAACCGTAAATTGTAGCCCGTACAGAACTCGCCTCTGAAATGTCGGGGAGCAGAACGATTGGATTCGGCGGTTGGAACGCAGACGGCATCGATTTCAAGCATGCCCCGTGGCGGTAACGTCGCCGTCGATCGCGCCGAGTGCCCGGTCGAGATGACCATCGAAGACGAGCCGCTGCTCGTCGGCGACGACCGTTATCTCCGGTGGCCCTTGCAGGCGCACCTGCGACGACTGCGCGAGGCCCTCCTCCATGCCCTTCTGAAGGAGATCGAAATAGCGCGTTCCCTGTCCGGTAACGAAGATCGGCATCGGCTCGTACAGGCTGAGCATGCGGGAAATGCCGTTGCCGAGCGCGATGCCGGCCTGCCGGAAGGCGTAACCGGCCATGCGATGTCCTTGACGTGCACTGGCCCCGATCTTGTCCATCTCCGAAAGCGGCACGAATTTCGCCGGTATCGTATCGGGCGGCACCTCGAAGGCGGTGCGCAGGATGCCGTAGAAACCGGCGGCTGCCTCGATGCAGCCGTAGGCGCCGCAACGGCAAAGGCCGGCGGATGTCGCATGCAGCATGTGACCGAAATTCGGTGCGGAGACGTCGAGCTCGCCCGTCCGGCCTTTTCTCGCCAGGCCGAGGCCTATACTGTGGCCGAGCGATACGGCGGCGAGTGCCTTGCAGGCACCTCCCTTCTCCTCGGCCCGGACGGCGAGCGCATGGGCAACCAGCAAGCTCTCGTTGCTGAGCATGATCCGCGCACGCCAGTCCGCACCCAGCAGCTTCACGAAATCGAGTTCTTCACTGCCGAAGACCGGCGACCAGATGAGCCGCGCGCCGTCGGCCCCTACCAGCCCCTTGCTGCTGATGGAGATGGCAAGCACCTCCTCCTTCGCGATGCGGGAGCGGTGAAGCAAGCGGTCAAGTGCCGCCGCAAACAGGCGCCCGAAAGCGGCGGTGCCGGTCAGGTCGTGGTTTCGTGCCTCTTCGAAGCGGTCAAGCAGGACACCGCCGTAATCGGCAAGGGAATATTGCACGATATCCGACGAGATCCGCACGACGATCACATAGCCGCAGTCACGCCGCGGCGCGAAAAGCACGCGCGGCCGCCCCCTTCCGCCCTGCACATGCTGCTCGATCTTGCCGATGACCCCTGCACGCTCCAGCTCAGCCGTGATGACGGAGACGGTGGCCGAGGCAAGGCCGGTCTGGGAGGATATTTCCGTGTGTGAGAGGGAGCCTTTCCGGCGAAGTGCTGCAAGCACAAGGGCGCTGTTCTGCTGACGCACAAGTTCAGTGCTGGACTTCGTCAGCATTGCGCATCCCTGCCGGTGACGGATCCTTCGAACACACGCTCTCCCAAAGCATCTGTTGAACGGAAAAAAAAGGCTACTGTTCGAAGTGCCACAGCAACCCTTGTGCGTCTGAAGGGACGCACAGCGCTCCAGGAAG is a genomic window of Sinorhizobium numidicum containing:
- a CDS encoding ROK family transcriptional regulator gives rise to the protein MLTKSSTELVRQQNSALVLAALRRKGSLSHTEISSQTGLASATVSVITAELERAGVIGKIEQHVQGGRGRPRVLFAPRRDCGYVIVVRISSDIVQYSLADYGGVLLDRFEEARNHDLTGTAAFGRLFAAALDRLLHRSRIAKEEVLAISISSKGLVGADGARLIWSPVFGSEELDFVKLLGADWRARIMLSNESLLVAHALAVRAEEKGGACKALAAVSLGHSIGLGLARKGRTGELDVSAPNFGHMLHATSAGLCRCGAYGCIEAAAGFYGILRTAFEVPPDTIPAKFVPLSEMDKIGASARQGHRMAGYAFRQAGIALGNGISRMLSLYEPMPIFVTGQGTRYFDLLQKGMEEGLAQSSQVRLQGPPEITVVADEQRLVFDGHLDRALGAIDGDVTATGHA
- a CDS encoding bifunctional diguanylate cyclase/phosphodiesterase; amino-acid sequence: MFSVIACINNDHDWRLIVVAALVCLAGSMATMLLLQRAQRSDGSQRRLWTAACAFACGVGVWSTHFIAMLAYDGGIPIAYGPQGTTLSIVVAIAASWIAFSVGLAGTSPYALARGGLLLGLGIAAMHVTGMRAVHSQGQVSFDPGTSLAAVLLGTLLAALALHAFQALKGAHRLVASTFLLVLAICVLHFTSMSGVTLVPDPSVPAAGGFKTVWLAGGVIAASTTLILMVFGALFIDRHLTDLRGLANASLEGMVIVRDHEIIDTNERFASLCGCRVSDLVGRKPEEFFAQVPERHISGGRRGSDGSTEVNLLDAEGRRIPVEYICRTIEYRGRQCDVIFVRDLSARKQAERTIEYLAHHDALTDLSNRSSFDRRVKQALAAAEAKDEQLAILCLDLDRFKAMNDIFGHGEGDRILRKVADILRAAAGEADTIARLGGDEFAIVQPGGTQPEAARQLSERILRLFAEKMDSNRDPMAVGVSIGVAIYPADGTTAERLYNNADTALYRAKQTGKGVACFFDADMDQAVRARRQMENDLRHAVARRQLFLEYQPLVDVRDNRTIGYEALLRWRHPDRGLVGPNVFVPIAEESGSIIQIGEWVLEEACSEAVRWNEPLPVSVNISPVQFLLPNLFDRIAGILQRTGLEPRRLELEITEAVLMHNREDVLAMLVRLRLLGVRIVMDDFGTGHSSLSNLQTFPFDKLKIDCSFTAALDRDPAAQAIIRAIIALGHSLNLPVVTEGVETERQKQIIINEGCLQIQGFLSGRPGLAPSAAGALSPANGTLLRAEA